A window of Ferrimicrobium sp. genomic DNA:
CCTTCGCTCGCTCGGACCGGTTCCCGGGAAGTCGCTCTTTGTGACTAACTGGAAGCACGGTTCGGAGCTTGTGACTGCTGATGGTCGAACGGTCTTAGCGAGTGATCTCGAGGTCGGTGGCGTGATGACCGTTTTCCCCAAGGGTTTCGAGGGTGAACCGTCAAACGCGATCGATCAGGTCATTTTGGTGCGGGCAGCTGATTACGACTTAGTGACTCGGCCGGGGAGAGAGACATGGGGGCCCCAGGGATACCTGGCATTCTCAAAGGTCTGTACTCATGCTGGCTGTCCGGTGGGACTATACCAAGAGCTAACCCAGCAACTCCTCTGCCCCTGTCACCAGAGCCTGTTCGACGTCCTCACTGGCGCGACAAATGTGTTTGGCCCGGCTCCGCGACCATTGCCGCAATTACCGCTCTATGTCGGCTCTGACGGTGTGTTGCGATCGCAGTCTGGCTTTGATGAACCGATTGGTCCTGGATTTTGGGAGCGTGGAGCGTGAGTACGCTAGAAGAAAGAGCGGTTGGGGCCGCTGACTTTGCTGATGAGCGCTTAGGGGTCGCGAAATTTGCACGCAGCTCGTTCAACAAGATCTTTCCTGATCATTGGTCGTTCATGTTGGGCGAGATCGCGATGTATTCCTTTGTTATCCTGATCTTTACTGGAGTATTCCTTACCCTGTTCTATGTGCCATCCCAGCATCTGATCACCTATCACGGATCCTACGCACCGCTACGCGGTCAGAAGATGTCAGAGGCCTATGCTTCGACACTGAATATCTCCTTCAACGTGCGTGCGGGTCTGGTCATGCGCCAGATCCACCACTGGGCAGCGGATGTCTTCATCGCCGCGATTGTGGTCCATCTGCTGAGGATCTTCTTTACCGGTTCTTACCGCAAGCCGCGCGAGCTGAACTGGATTATTGGGAGTTCTTTACTGATCCTCGCTATCGTGAATGGGTTTATCGGGTATTCACTACCGGATGACTTGATCTCTGGTACGGGTATTCGTATCGCGTTTTCTATTATTCTCTCGATCCCCGTGATCGGGAGCTATCTGGCCTTCTTTGTCTTCGGTTCGAACTTCCCAGGGACCTCCATCATTCCGAGGTTCTTCATTATTCACGTTTTGATCCTGCCTGCCATTATCGCAGCTCTGATTGGGGCGCATCTCGCCATTATGTGGCACCAGAAGCACACCCAGTACCCTGGGCGAGGACGAACGAACCGCAATGTCGTTGGTATCCCATTCTGGCCCGCCTACGCGCTCCAAGCCGGTGGTTTTTTCTTCATTACCTCAGCCGTGATCGCCGCGCTCGGTGGCTTTGTCCAGATCAACCCCATCTGGCTCTATGGGCCATATATTCCCTACAAGGTCTCTTACGCGGTACAGCCGGACTGGTACATGGGTTGGCTCGATGGCGCGTTGCGCTTGATGCCGAGTTGGGAGGCGGTCTTTGGGCCAACCTACGGGGGGCATATGATCCCGAATGTCTTCTTCCCAGCGGTCCTGCTCCCGGGAGTCACCTTTGGTTTGTTGTTTGCATGGCCGTGGATTGAGAAGAGATTCACCAAGGATGATCGTGAGCACAACATCTGTGATCGTCCAAGAGAACATCCCGTACGGACCTCGGTTGGTGTTGGTATCTTGATGTTCTACATCGTGTTGTTCTTAGCGAGCGCTACTGATGTTCTGGCGAACACCTTCCAGACTTCACTGAATTTGGTACTGTGGACTCTACGCATCATGCTCTTTGTGCTCCCGTTGGTAGCTGGTCTCGTCACCTACCTCCTGCTGCGAGAGATGGCGGCGATCCCGACGATTGGTGATCCCAAGATTCCTGTAGAGATTCGGCGTGATTTCGATGGATCGTTTACCTTGGCTGAACTGAGTATCCACGGAGAGGAGGAGGAGATCCGAGAACTGCCTGAAGAGGTCGCTTACCGTAGCTTGGTGGGTGGCAACGGTCATTCGATGAGTTCTCAGGATGCAGCCCCAGGGGATAGCTCGGCGGAGGCGTCTGGGATCGAAGATGACCATGGTGTCTTCGAGGTTCCGAGGGATTGAGGTGAAGTGTGGATAGGACTAATCAGCAGGGATTGATGCAACGTGTTTTCCACGGTCGTCTTCTACAAGGTGGCAGTGTGTCAAGAGTGATGAGGCGGCTTGCACCGCTCGTAGGCGTCCTGGGTGCAGGGCTGACGTTGTCCGCGTGCAACCTCCCAAGCTTTGGTGCCTTCAAGGGCAACACGGTGCAAGGGAATAGCACCTATCATCTCTTTCAAGGTTTCTTTGTGGCTTCGATCTTTGTGGGTGGCATCACCTTCATTCTCTTGGCATTAGCGATTATTCGTTTTCGTCGCAAGGGAGAATCGATTATCCCTAAACAGATTCATGGCAACACCAAGCTTGAGGTGTTTTATACAGTCGTTCCTGTGCTCATTGTGGCCGTGCTCTACTTTTTCACGGTTCGCGTTGAGAACAAGGTGGATACGGTTGCTCGTAACCCGAATCTGCGCGTCGATGTGACCGGGTTTCAATGGGGTTGGAAGTTCTACTACCCAAAGTATGGGGTGACGACCATCACCAAGGGTGTCGACCTGTATCCAACGCTCGAGTTGCCGGTCGGCGAGACCGCTACGTTCCGGTTGGTCTCCAACGATGTGGTCCATGGGTTTTATATGCCTGAGTTTGATTTCTCAAGGTATGCACTCCCGGGCGTCACCAACTATTTCGACTTCACACCTCAACACACGGCGAACTTCCTTGGGCGCTGTTCTCAGTTCTGCGGTCTGTACCATGCCGATATGTTGTTCTATGTTCATGTGGTCTCCCCGAGTCAGTTCCAGTCGTGGATCCATGCTCACCAGGGAGCTTGAGATGAGTTATTACTGCGAGATAAAGGTTAAGGTGGAACAATGACGATTCTTCAGGAGCCGCAGGTTCAAACTGGAGCTGTTCTGCACGAGCAGAAGGTTCCAGGTGGGTTCTATAAGTGGATCACGTCCGTTGATCACAAGGTCATCGGCAAGAACTACATGTATACGGCGTTGACCTTTATGTTCATCGCTGGTGCGATGGCTCTGTTGATACGCACCCAACTCTTTAATCCGAATGGTCATGTAGTCTCACTGCAGACCTACAACGAGCTGTTTACGATCCATGGGTCGATGATGCTGTACCTGTTTGCAGGGCCTTTTGCCTTCGGTGGATTCGCAAACTTCATCGTTCCTCTCCAGATTGGGGCGCCAGATATGGCGTTCCCGCGGCTGAACAACCTCTCGTATTGGCTCTTCCTCCTAGGTGGCGTCACGATGTTGTTTGGCTTCTTCACCGCATCGGGCGCGGCGGCTTTTGGATGGGTCGCCTATGCGCCGCTCTCGACGGCGCCATACTCTCCTGGTCCTGGTCCCGATCTCTGGATCGTCTCGATCGCGATGGTCGGTTTCTCGGGTATCTTTACGGCTGTCAACTTGGTGACCACCATCTTCTACCTGCGTGCACCGGGTATGACGATGTTCCGTATGCCGTTGTTTACTTGGAGCATGCTTGTCACCGGAGTGCTTATCTTGATCGCCTTCCCGGTGTTGACCGCGGCTTTGGTACTGCTGTATGCGGATCGACACTTTGGAGCGCATTTCTTTAGTGTTGCAGGGGGTGGAGTACCGGTTATGTGGCAGAATCTGTTCTGGTTCTTTGGCCACCCGGAAGTCTATATTCTTGCGCTTCCCTTCTTCGGCATCGTATCCGAATTGATTCCCGTTTTCTCCCGTAAGCCCATCTTCGGTTACAAAGGGATGATCTTCTCGATCCTGGCTATAGCTGGTCTCTCCACTGGCGTTTGGGCGCACCACATGTTCACTACCGGTACCGTGTTGTTACCGTTCTTCTCCGCGATGTCGCTTCTGATTGCAGTTCCAACTGGCATCAAGATTTTCAGTTGGATCGCCACCATGTGGGGTGGGCAGATCAAGTTCAACACCTCAATGTTGTTCGCGGTCGGTTTCATCTTTGCCTTCGTGATGGGCGGGATCACTGGAGTGATGTTGGCATCGCCGCCGATTGACTTCTACACCCATGATACGTATTTTGTTGTTGCGCACTTCCATCAGGTGTTGATCGCGACCACGGTGTTTGCCGGTTTCGCTGGCATTTATTACTGGTACCCCAAGCTGACCGGCCGGTTTATGCATGAGGGGCTCGGCAAGTGGAACTTCTGGGTGACCTTCATCGGATTCTGGATAACGTTCATGCCGCAGTATTTACTCGGGCTACGTGGTATGCCGCGTCGTATCGCTATCTACTCTCCCACTGATGGCTTCACCTTCCTGAATCGGATGTCGACGGTAGGGTCATACATGATGGGGATTGGTATGTTCCTGTTCTTACTGAACTTCATCGTTTCCTGGCGCCGCCCCCGCCCTGCCGGAGATAACCCTTGGGATGGCTTTACGCTGGAGTGGGCGACAAGCTCTCCGCCGCCCCCGCACAACTTCCACTCTCTTCCTCCCATTCGGTCGGCTCGTCCGACGTGGGATATGAATCATCCCGATCACGCTGATGCAGTTCCAGTCCTTACAGGAGGTGACGAAAGTGCGGAATGAGTCGCGAGTCTATCTCGGTATTGGTAGCTTCTTTGTTGTTGTTCTGATCATCTATTTCCTATGGAGCCATGAATCAACTGGTTCTGTGCTGCTCTTGGCGAGTGCCGGTCTCGGTCTGATGCCTGGTCTTTATTTGGGCTGGTGGTCCCGTAGGATGCAGCCACGACTTGAGGATACCGAGGTTGAACCAAAGGATATCACTGGGGTGATCGGTCAGTTTCCCGAGAACACGATTTTCCCGTTTACGCTCGGGGTTGGTGTCTGGCTGGTTGGGTTGGCCTTCGTCTTCGGGCTGTGGTTCGCCATCATCGGCATGGGTTTTGTCTTCGGTGCTGCAATCGGGGCGACACAGGAGTCCAAACGGGCGTCCTACTCCGAAGTGGAGAATGTGCACCATTCCTGAGGCTCTGTTGCTCCTTCCTGGGCGACTGGTTTCATGAACGCTCGTCTTTGCCAGGATCGGGTTCACTCTGCCGCTCCTGCCTCAGATAGGCAATAGCGCAACTCTGTGGTAGCGTCGTGCTAGGTGGCGGCTCGGGCTAGTGCGCCGGGGTCCGGTTGCTTAGCCGTTGGCCACGGTCAATGGCGAGATGGAGTCAGGCCTCTATATTCCCTGCGTCAATCTCGGTAGTTGGGGCGCAATTCACGCGATTGGTGGCGCTGTTGCGGGAGTTGTGCCGTTCCCTCACCGCTAGGGGCTACCGTAGGTGCACGACATGTCGTCGTGAGGGACGTGTAACGTAGCACGAACCCGTCGAATTGGTGGCCTGCGCTACGCGTGAGTTTGTTGGAAGGCACTGGCGTGTCATGCTTCGGGTCGCCACGGGGCTGTGACGGGTGCCGAGGTCATCGTGGGCTCTTGGAAGAGGCCGACGAAGGTACGATTGTCGGGTAGTGGTCGTGTAGATGAAAACCACGAAGGAGAAATACTCGGTTGCAGTTGCGGGAGTCCAAGACTGCCATGATTGAGTGGGTTGTCTCCCATGGCACTCAGGATCGGTAGGACGTCGGCGCCTCCAGGGATGCTCGGTGCGTTACCGCCCGTGCGGTATCGCTGCATCCCCGGGACTCCGGTGTGTTCACAGCGGGAGAGGATTGGATAACGTTCCGGTGTGGAGCGAGCTATTCTGGGTTGTTGCTCTCGTCGGGCTTTGTTGCCTCGGCACGTGGCTGCTCGTCGGGCTTGTCCGCAGTGGAGCGGGCGCCTTCGTCGACGCCTTTCTTGAACTCAGAGGTCGCTGACCCAATCGAACGAGCGAGACCGGGAAGCCGCTTACCTCCAAAGATGAGGAGGAGCACGACGACGACAACAATGAGGTCGGTAGGACTGAATATATCTGCTAGTAACATGGTACTCCTTCGGTACTTCTCCATTAACTTAGCACGAGAGGTTAGGAAAAGTGAACTTTCTCGTCTCCCGGCTATTATCTGTTCCTTCGTTGCTGGCGCTGGTTCTGGTTTTCGCCTTTCCCGCATTGGAAGCCTCTATTTTCTTGGGTTTCATCTTCCCTGGTGAGACCGCTGTCGTGTTTGGGGGCGTCTTAGCTGCTGAGGGTCGATTCCCGGTATGGCTCGTAGGCGGGATTGCGGCTGCGGGTGCAATTATTGGTGATTCGGTTGGCTATTGGGTAGGTGCTCGGTACGGGCCACGGGTGATGAAGAAGATTCCACGCCGACTCTTAAAGCCGGAGTCGCTTGACAAGGCTATTGATCTGTTGCGTCGACGGGGGGGGCTTGGCGTGTTTGTTGGCCGGTTTACGACGGTGCTTCGCGTGTTGATTCCAGGAGCTGCGGGGATTGCCGAGATGCGCTACCGGCGGTTCCTTGTCTTTAATGCGCTCGGCGGCATCTGTTGGGCTGGCCTCTACACAGGGCTCGGTTATGTCGCAGGAGCGAACTATGCATCCGTTCTCAAGGATGCAAGCCTAACGAGTGAGATTGTGTTGGCGCTAGTGGTCGTCTTGTTCTTCGGTGTCGGGTTATACCGACACTTTGGTCCGTCCCTGCGTAAGCCAAAGCCGGCTACAGAGGATTGATATGTGCCGTTTTGGGAGTGTGAGAGTGGTTGGAAACCTCAGATCTCCCTCCTACGACGAAGTCGCTCGGTGAGGAAGGGGATGGTGAGTGTCCTCGTGGCGTGCAGCTGGGCGATTGGCGATACCCGTAGGCCGCGAAAGGCAATCTTGACGAGGAGCGATAGGTCACGTTGCAACAGCGCAGCGACCAACATCCGTTGGACGTGCCAGGCGATGATGCGTTCGCGGTCGGTAGGGTCAAGGAGCGCCATGGCGTCAGTGGTGTGGATCATCCGTTCCAGAGTTGCCCAGAAGCGATGTAGGTCCTTAGAGACGCCGTCAGGTGAATCACGGTAGAGAACGAATTCCTGTTCAAGAACGGCCAAGGTGCCCTTCTTGGCACAGGCAATCCAGAACGCCCAGTCTTCGACGGTATCGAGTTTGGAGTCAAACCCGCCGACCTCGGCTGCGAGCTGGCTGCGCATGAGGACTGTTGATGTTTGGAATTGATTCATCAAGGTGAGGTCTCGGTAGCTCAACCAACGAAGCGACCAGTCCTGGCGCGGTATGGGAGACGTCCGCGACCAGCGAGTGGCGACGAGGTCGAGCTGTGGGTGTTGCTCCAGAAGCCTGATCTGGCGCTCCAGCTTCGTCGGATGCCAGACGTCATCGTCGTCGAGGAATGCGATAACGTCGCCATTGACATGAGCTAAACCCGCGTTACGCGCCGCGGAAACGCCCTGGTTACGCTGCTCGATGATCGTTGCTGCAGGGATGACGCTGCGCGCAATCGCTACGGAATCATCGGTGGAGCCATCATCGACGATGATGATCTCATGCGGTGGGGTTGACTGTGCTGTTACGCTCTCCAGAGCAGCGGCAAGGGTGGTGCGGGCGTTGTAGCAGGTGACGATGACTGAGATTTGCATTGACTCCCAGGATTCTGTTGATGGTTGCGGCTGCTAGCCTAGCATCTCATGAGTGACGGCTTTTCGGCGAGACGATCTTATTGCCTGGACTAGCGGAGCTCGCTGGGCTGTTGCCCTCGGCGCAGCTGATTGGCGAATCGGTGTTGTTGACGGATCTGACGCTTGACTCGCGGGCGGTTCGCCCTGGGTCGCTATTCTGCGCAACACGGGGCAGCCGTTATGACGGGCATATCTTCATCGATGATGCTATCGAGGCCGGTGCGGCGGCGGTGATGGTCGCGCATCCAGTCAACGTGAAGGTTCCCCAACTCATCGTCCCATCGGTGCGTCACGCGATCGGCCGTGTTGCGAGTTATTTTTTCGGTGAGCCGTCGAAGTCCCTAGAGGTGATTGGCATCACGGGCACCAACGGGAAGACGACCACCTCGTACCTGATCGAGTCGGTGTTGAATGGGACCGACCGCAGCGTTGGTCTCATCGGAACGATCGAATCGAGATTTGCCGGGCTCAATCGGCCGAGCATCTATACGACACCGGAGGCCCCTGACCTGCACCGTCTCTTGGCCGACATGCTCCACGATGGAACGCAGTCCGTCGTCATGGAGGTCTCGTCGCATGGTATCGACCAGCATCGAATTGATTCGATGCGTTTTGAGGTGGCCGTGTTCACGAATCTGTCGCCCGAACATCTCGACTATCACGGCACGATGGAGCAGTACTATTACACCAAGGCGCGCCTGTTCGTGCCGGCCCTTACCAATGTCGCTGTCATCGGTACGGATACCGAGTGGGGGCGTCGGCTAGCCAGTCAAGTGGCGGTTGAACATGTGACCTACGGGCCGGGACCAAGCAATGATTTTGTCGTCTCAGATATTGAGCTCCTTCCGATTGGCACTCGTTTTCTCCTCCGCCACCATGGACAGACAACCCAGCTGAC
This region includes:
- a CDS encoding glycosyltransferase family A protein codes for the protein MQISVIVTCYNARTTLAAALESVTAQSTPPHEIIIVDDGSTDDSVAIARSVIPAATIIEQRNQGVSAARNAGLAHVNGDVIAFLDDDDVWHPTKLERQIRLLEQHPQLDLVATRWSRTSPIPRQDWSLRWLSYRDLTLMNQFQTSTVLMRSQLAAEVGGFDSKLDTVEDWAFWIACAKKGTLAVLEQEFVLYRDSPDGVSKDLHRFWATLERMIHTTDAMALLDPTDRERIIAWHVQRMLVAALLQRDLSLLVKIAFRGLRVSPIAQLHATRTLTIPFLTERLRRRREI
- the ctaD gene encoding cytochrome c oxidase subunit I; its protein translation is MTILQEPQVQTGAVLHEQKVPGGFYKWITSVDHKVIGKNYMYTALTFMFIAGAMALLIRTQLFNPNGHVVSLQTYNELFTIHGSMMLYLFAGPFAFGGFANFIVPLQIGAPDMAFPRLNNLSYWLFLLGGVTMLFGFFTASGAAAFGWVAYAPLSTAPYSPGPGPDLWIVSIAMVGFSGIFTAVNLVTTIFYLRAPGMTMFRMPLFTWSMLVTGVLILIAFPVLTAALVLLYADRHFGAHFFSVAGGGVPVMWQNLFWFFGHPEVYILALPFFGIVSELIPVFSRKPIFGYKGMIFSILAIAGLSTGVWAHHMFTTGTVLLPFFSAMSLLIAVPTGIKIFSWIATMWGGQIKFNTSMLFAVGFIFAFVMGGITGVMLASPPIDFYTHDTYFVVAHFHQVLIATTVFAGFAGIYYWYPKLTGRFMHEGLGKWNFWVTFIGFWITFMPQYLLGLRGMPRRIAIYSPTDGFTFLNRMSTVGSYMMGIGMFLFLLNFIVSWRRPRPAGDNPWDGFTLEWATSSPPPPHNFHSLPPIRSARPTWDMNHPDHADAVPVLTGGDESAE
- a CDS encoding cytochrome c oxidase subunit 4 → MRNESRVYLGIGSFFVVVLIIYFLWSHESTGSVLLLASAGLGLMPGLYLGWWSRRMQPRLEDTEVEPKDITGVIGQFPENTIFPFTLGVGVWLVGLAFVFGLWFAIIGMGFVFGAAIGATQESKRASYSEVENVHHS
- a CDS encoding UDP-N-acetylmuramoyl-L-alanyl-D-glutamate--2,6-diaminopimelate ligase, with protein sequence MPGLAELAGLLPSAQLIGESVLLTDLTLDSRAVRPGSLFCATRGSRYDGHIFIDDAIEAGAAAVMVAHPVNVKVPQLIVPSVRHAIGRVASYFFGEPSKSLEVIGITGTNGKTTTSYLIESVLNGTDRSVGLIGTIESRFAGLNRPSIYTTPEAPDLHRLLADMLHDGTQSVVMEVSSHGIDQHRIDSMRFEVAVFTNLSPEHLDYHGTMEQYYYTKARLFVPALTNVAVIGTDTEWGRRLASQVAVEHVTYGPGPSNDFVVSDIELLPIGTRFLLRHHGQTTQLTVPILGAHNAYNAAAAAAVGFILGVDQDVVYAGIENCHAVAGRFESITMGQDFQVVVDYAHTPDAIRSLIETVRLQSSVGKVILVAGARGRRDRLKRPELGRAAATSDLAILTADNPGDEEPAEIVAQLLAGTLDVATSRIVVELDRRRAIELAIDEAEPGDTVLIVGRGHEQSLRVGPAVVYLDDREVARSALIARSSR
- a CDS encoding ubiquinol-cytochrome c reductase iron-sulfur subunit, which translates into the protein MSDTQLFEGAGDQEIRRPLMEKVVAISFIVSVIGTIGLGVTYWVGGQPQVEGGFLFLALGGIGVGIVSWGKYLVPQGPYVQERHEMKSAPEDLDAMHASLSRGLGQVGRRKFLLRLLGGAVGVFGIINLFPFLRSLGPVPGKSLFVTNWKHGSELVTADGRTVLASDLEVGGVMTVFPKGFEGEPSNAIDQVILVRAADYDLVTRPGRETWGPQGYLAFSKVCTHAGCPVGLYQELTQQLLCPCHQSLFDVLTGATNVFGPAPRPLPQLPLYVGSDGVLRSQSGFDEPIGPGFWERGA
- a CDS encoding cytochrome c oxidase subunit II, with product MSRVMRRLAPLVGVLGAGLTLSACNLPSFGAFKGNTVQGNSTYHLFQGFFVASIFVGGITFILLALAIIRFRRKGESIIPKQIHGNTKLEVFYTVVPVLIVAVLYFFTVRVENKVDTVARNPNLRVDVTGFQWGWKFYYPKYGVTTITKGVDLYPTLELPVGETATFRLVSNDVVHGFYMPEFDFSRYALPGVTNYFDFTPQHTANFLGRCSQFCGLYHADMLFYVHVVSPSQFQSWIHAHQGA
- a CDS encoding ubiquinol-cytochrome c reductase cytochrome b subunit — protein: MSTLEERAVGAADFADERLGVAKFARSSFNKIFPDHWSFMLGEIAMYSFVILIFTGVFLTLFYVPSQHLITYHGSYAPLRGQKMSEAYASTLNISFNVRAGLVMRQIHHWAADVFIAAIVVHLLRIFFTGSYRKPRELNWIIGSSLLILAIVNGFIGYSLPDDLISGTGIRIAFSIILSIPVIGSYLAFFVFGSNFPGTSIIPRFFIIHVLILPAIIAALIGAHLAIMWHQKHTQYPGRGRTNRNVVGIPFWPAYALQAGGFFFITSAVIAALGGFVQINPIWLYGPYIPYKVSYAVQPDWYMGWLDGALRLMPSWEAVFGPTYGGHMIPNVFFPAVLLPGVTFGLLFAWPWIEKRFTKDDREHNICDRPREHPVRTSVGVGILMFYIVLFLASATDVLANTFQTSLNLVLWTLRIMLFVLPLVAGLVTYLLLREMAAIPTIGDPKIPVEIRRDFDGSFTLAELSIHGEEEEIRELPEEVAYRSLVGGNGHSMSSQDAAPGDSSAEASGIEDDHGVFEVPRD
- a CDS encoding DedA family protein, which encodes MNFLVSRLLSVPSLLALVLVFAFPALEASIFLGFIFPGETAVVFGGVLAAEGRFPVWLVGGIAAAGAIIGDSVGYWVGARYGPRVMKKIPRRLLKPESLDKAIDLLRRRGGLGVFVGRFTTVLRVLIPGAAGIAEMRYRRFLVFNALGGICWAGLYTGLGYVAGANYASVLKDASLTSEIVLALVVVLFFGVGLYRHFGPSLRKPKPATED
- the tatA gene encoding twin-arginine translocase TatA/TatE family subunit, with protein sequence MLLADIFSPTDLIVVVVVLLLIFGGKRLPGLARSIGSATSEFKKGVDEGARSTADKPDEQPRAEATKPDESNNPE